A genomic segment from Agromyces sp. CF514 encodes:
- a CDS encoding bifunctional lysylphosphatidylglycerol flippase/synthetase MprF, which produces MTDSTNTAPEATSVALKPDESPEAGPRNPTPAAPAAPAAPSPARRAFRIAGRLPFTIALLATLVLVGILVGGFTSPTSEADWYETFAYGAPSFMDGRWWTTITGTFLVAEPWGYLVLLLTAAGVGWLELRRGSGRAAFYFFGGQVLAVVSAAIAIAGFAWMGSHWAESLVTQVDVGPSGGVFACITAAAASLGSPWRGRALLVLTAFTLVSVLFLGTVADVEHAFAVGMVLLINAGSFTKPTVREQRYVAFVMVVALTVVQVIASIAPTYGPFGMTSVGGLDMVDVLFDAIVVLVVAPGLLRGYRVAMVVTVVLASINVLAGALAVFLIAHPELYDMSPDEAGREGLAFAAASGFLWGVMLVWLCVCARAFRARLRRRLPGDKGLNRPGVRIDDVRRIVQQDGGGALSWMATWRDNRHFFGSDPSTVVAYQTHQGVALVLGDPIASPDRLAATLTEFVDSAERAGFTVCVFSAGQATRDVMPAGWQAIQVAEDTIVDLPGLEFTGKKWGAVRTAINRGSRDGVTFRLTTLASEPRSVRAQITEISEQWVGDKGLPEMRFTLGSIDEALDPAVRTAIATAADGTVQGFLSWLPVYAPGGRVRGWTLDLMRRRDGGSFPPVMEFLIGSSALAFRDEGAEFLSLSGAPLARSEDPEDERQIEVVLDRLGGILEPAYGFRSLHRFKQKFNPRAEPMYLLYSDGADLARIGIALVRAYLPDASVPQLVRAGLTIGK; this is translated from the coding sequence ATGACCGACTCGACGAACACGGCGCCCGAGGCGACCTCGGTCGCCCTGAAGCCGGACGAATCGCCCGAAGCCGGGCCGCGCAACCCGACGCCCGCGGCACCTGCGGCACCAGCGGCGCCGTCGCCGGCGCGCCGGGCGTTCCGCATCGCCGGGCGCCTGCCGTTCACGATCGCGCTGCTCGCGACGCTCGTGCTCGTCGGCATCCTGGTCGGCGGCTTCACGTCGCCGACGAGCGAGGCCGACTGGTACGAGACCTTCGCCTACGGCGCGCCGTCGTTCATGGACGGCCGGTGGTGGACGACCATCACGGGCACCTTCCTGGTCGCCGAGCCCTGGGGTTACCTCGTGCTGCTGCTCACCGCGGCGGGCGTCGGCTGGCTCGAGCTCCGGCGGGGCTCGGGTCGCGCGGCCTTCTACTTCTTCGGCGGCCAGGTGCTCGCCGTCGTCAGCGCCGCGATCGCGATCGCCGGGTTCGCCTGGATGGGATCGCACTGGGCCGAGTCGCTCGTGACCCAGGTCGACGTGGGGCCGTCGGGCGGCGTGTTCGCGTGCATCACCGCGGCGGCCGCGAGCCTCGGATCGCCGTGGCGCGGCCGCGCACTGCTCGTGCTCACGGCCTTCACGCTCGTGAGCGTGCTGTTCCTCGGGACGGTCGCCGACGTGGAGCACGCCTTCGCCGTCGGCATGGTGCTGCTCATCAACGCGGGCTCGTTCACGAAGCCGACGGTCCGCGAGCAGCGGTACGTGGCGTTCGTCATGGTCGTCGCCCTGACCGTCGTGCAGGTCATCGCGTCGATCGCGCCGACGTACGGGCCGTTCGGCATGACCTCCGTCGGCGGCCTCGACATGGTCGACGTGCTCTTCGACGCGATCGTCGTGCTGGTCGTCGCGCCGGGCCTGCTGCGCGGCTATCGCGTGGCGATGGTCGTCACGGTGGTCCTGGCGAGCATCAACGTGCTCGCGGGTGCGCTCGCGGTGTTCCTCATCGCCCACCCCGAGCTGTACGACATGTCGCCCGATGAAGCCGGTCGTGAGGGACTCGCGTTCGCCGCGGCATCCGGATTCCTCTGGGGCGTCATGCTCGTCTGGCTGTGCGTGTGCGCCCGCGCCTTCCGCGCCCGGCTGCGTCGACGACTGCCCGGCGACAAGGGCCTCAACCGCCCGGGCGTGCGCATCGACGACGTGCGCCGCATCGTGCAGCAGGACGGCGGCGGCGCCCTCTCGTGGATGGCGACGTGGCGGGACAACCGGCACTTCTTCGGCTCCGACCCCTCCACCGTCGTGGCGTACCAGACGCACCAGGGCGTCGCGCTCGTGCTCGGCGACCCCATCGCGAGCCCCGACCGGCTCGCCGCGACGCTGACCGAGTTCGTCGACTCCGCCGAACGCGCCGGGTTCACCGTCTGCGTCTTCAGCGCCGGGCAGGCCACCCGCGACGTCATGCCGGCCGGCTGGCAGGCGATCCAGGTCGCCGAGGACACCATCGTCGACCTCCCGGGTCTCGAGTTCACGGGCAAGAAGTGGGGCGCCGTCCGCACCGCCATCAACCGGGGCTCCCGTGACGGCGTGACGTTCCGGCTCACGACCCTCGCGTCGGAGCCGCGGTCGGTTCGTGCGCAGATCACCGAGATCTCCGAGCAGTGGGTCGGCGACAAGGGCCTGCCCGAGATGCGCTTCACGCTCGGCTCGATCGACGAGGCGCTCGACCCGGCCGTGCGCACGGCGATCGCCACGGCCGCCGACGGCACGGTGCAGGGCTTCCTGAGCTGGCTTCCGGTCTACGCGCCCGGCGGGCGGGTGCGCGGGTGGACGCTCGACCTCATGCGTCGCCGCGACGGGGGCTCGTTCCCGCCGGTCATGGAGTTCCTGATCGGGTCGTCGGCACTCGCGTTCCGCGACGAGGGTGCGGAGTTCCTGTCGCTCTCGGGCGCCCCGCTGGCACGATCCGAGGACCCCGAGGACGAACGACAGATCGAGGTCGTCCTCGATCGGCTCGGCGGCATCCTCGAACCGGCGTACGGCTTCCGCTCGCTCCACCGCTTCAAGCAGAAGTTCAACCCGCGGGCCGAGCCGATGTACCTCCTCTATAGCGACGGCGCCGACCTCGCGCGCATCGGCATCGCCCTCGTGCGCGCCTACCTGCCCGACGCCTCGGTGCCGCAGCTCGTGCGCGCCGGCCTCACGATCGGCAAGTAG
- a CDS encoding PLP-dependent aminotransferase family protein, with protein MDAVRLIDLAEFADSSPRSIAGEVARLVNAGELAAGERLPTVRELAAALGVSPATISQAWQALARAGLIESRGRAGSFVRSAAPARLAPRMRGMAAPDDPVRLDLSRGTPDPLLLPALGPALSRVSAKAETGSYQAEPVIPALARVLRDSWPSDAEAIMVVDGALDAISRTLEQVVRFGDRVAVESPGFPPFLDLLEVLGAVPLPVRLDEHGMRPESLAAALRKRPAAVLLQPRAQNPTGASMTPERAEALARTIEAAERVDDLIVIEDDHSGLISIEGDVTLGTWLPDRVVHVRSFSKSHGPDLRIAALGGPRDLVEHIAGRRMLGPGWTSRMLQTILLDLLTDGSAIDTVTEARRAYYTRQRSLGEALRSRGVAAAPADGINLWMPVLGERSALVQLAAAGIRVAAGTPFLAASDATDAANGMRQRAGGDFVRVTVGAVRDGTDEVADDLASAATHLAAGGY; from the coding sequence GTGGACGCCGTTCGACTGATCGACCTCGCCGAGTTCGCCGACTCGTCGCCGCGAAGCATCGCCGGCGAGGTCGCCCGGCTGGTCAACGCCGGGGAGCTCGCCGCCGGCGAGCGGCTCCCGACCGTGCGCGAACTCGCGGCCGCACTGGGCGTGAGCCCGGCCACCATCAGCCAGGCGTGGCAGGCTCTCGCACGCGCGGGCCTCATCGAGAGCCGCGGCCGCGCCGGCAGCTTCGTGCGGAGCGCGGCGCCCGCGCGGCTGGCCCCGCGCATGCGCGGCATGGCCGCACCCGACGACCCCGTTCGACTCGACCTCTCGCGCGGCACGCCCGACCCGCTGCTGCTGCCCGCGCTCGGCCCCGCACTCTCACGCGTCTCGGCGAAGGCCGAGACCGGGAGCTACCAGGCCGAACCCGTCATCCCCGCCCTCGCCCGGGTGCTCCGCGACTCCTGGCCGAGCGACGCCGAGGCGATCATGGTCGTCGACGGCGCCCTCGACGCGATCTCGCGAACCCTCGAGCAGGTCGTGCGCTTCGGCGACCGGGTCGCCGTGGAGAGCCCCGGCTTCCCACCGTTCCTCGACCTCCTCGAGGTGCTGGGCGCCGTGCCGCTGCCCGTGCGCCTCGACGAGCACGGCATGCGGCCCGAGTCGCTCGCGGCCGCGCTGCGCAAGCGCCCGGCGGCCGTGCTGCTGCAGCCCCGCGCGCAGAACCCCACCGGCGCGTCCATGACCCCGGAGCGCGCCGAGGCGCTCGCCCGCACGATCGAGGCCGCCGAACGCGTCGACGACCTCATCGTCATCGAGGACGACCACTCGGGACTCATCTCCATCGAGGGCGACGTGACCCTCGGCACGTGGCTGCCCGACCGCGTCGTGCACGTGCGGAGCTTCTCGAAGTCGCACGGCCCCGACCTGCGCATCGCGGCGCTCGGCGGCCCCCGCGACCTCGTCGAGCACATCGCCGGGCGTCGGATGCTGGGGCCCGGCTGGACCTCGCGCATGCTGCAGACGATCCTGCTCGACCTGCTCACCGACGGCAGCGCCATCGACACCGTGACCGAGGCGCGGCGCGCCTACTACACCCGCCAGCGCTCGCTCGGCGAGGCCCTGCGCTCCCGCGGCGTCGCCGCAGCACCCGCCGACGGCATCAACCTCTGGATGCCGGTGCTCGGCGAGCGATCCGCGCTCGTGCAGCTGGCGGCAGCCGGCATCCGCGTGGCTGCGGGCACGCCGTTCCTCGCGGCATCCGATGCGACGGATGCCGCGAACGGCATGCGCCAGCGCGCAGGGGGCGACTTCGTGCGCGTGACCGTCGGGGCCGTACGCGACGGCACCGACGAGGTGGCCGACGACCTCGCCTCGGCGGCGACGCACCTGGCAGCAGGCGGCTACTGA
- a CDS encoding nitrilase-related carbon-nitrogen hydrolase, with protein MTIVRAAITQTTWTGDKESMLDKHEQFARDAKAQGAEVVCFQELFYGPYFGITQDQKYYRFAESAEGPIVQRFADLAKQLGTVMVLPIYEEAQTGVYYNTSVLVDADGTILGKYRKHHLPHLDRFWEKFYFRPGNLGYPVFDTAVGRVGMYICYDRHFPEGWRELGLADAHMVFNPNATKPGLSNRLWEVEGPAAAVANGYFVLQPNRVGREDNEYGDLAVDFYGTSQVIDPRGNFVGERGSGTDEELLVRDLDLDMVQQMRDDWQFYRDRRPDSYTQIAKP; from the coding sequence ATGACGATCGTCAGAGCGGCCATCACCCAGACCACCTGGACCGGCGACAAGGAGTCGATGCTCGACAAGCACGAGCAGTTCGCCCGCGACGCGAAGGCGCAGGGCGCCGAGGTGGTCTGCTTCCAGGAGCTGTTCTACGGGCCGTACTTCGGCATCACGCAAGACCAGAAGTACTACCGCTTCGCCGAATCGGCCGAGGGTCCCATCGTGCAGCGCTTCGCCGACCTCGCCAAGCAGCTCGGCACCGTCATGGTGCTGCCGATCTACGAAGAGGCGCAGACCGGCGTCTACTACAACACCTCGGTGCTCGTCGACGCAGACGGCACGATCCTCGGCAAGTACCGCAAGCACCACCTGCCCCACCTCGACCGGTTCTGGGAGAAGTTCTACTTCCGCCCCGGCAACCTCGGCTACCCCGTCTTCGACACGGCCGTCGGCCGCGTCGGCATGTACATCTGCTACGACCGCCACTTCCCCGAGGGCTGGCGCGAGCTCGGCCTCGCCGATGCGCACATGGTCTTCAACCCGAACGCCACGAAGCCCGGCCTCTCGAACCGCCTGTGGGAGGTCGAGGGCCCTGCGGCGGCCGTCGCGAACGGCTACTTCGTGCTGCAGCCGAACCGAGTGGGCCGCGAGGACAACGAGTACGGCGACCTCGCGGTCGACTTCTACGGCACCAGCCAAGTCATCGACCCCCGCGGCAACTTCGTGGGCGAGCGAGGCTCGGGCACCGATGAAGAGCTGCTCGTGCGCGACCTCGACCTCGACATGGTGCAGCAGATGCGCGACGACTGGCAGTTCTACCGCGACCGCAGGCCCGACTCCTACACGCAGATCGCGAAGCCGTAA
- the hydA gene encoding dihydropyrimidinase, with translation MATTLISGGTVVSATGRAAADVLVDGETIRAVLAPGSTLLGTDVAASVDRVIDATGKYVIPGGIDAHTHMQLPFGGTEASDTFETGTRAAAHGGTTSIIDFAVQTYGQRIHDGLAAWHEKAAGNCAIDYGFHQIVGDVNADSLAAMKTLPDEGITSFKLFMAYPGVFYSDDAQILKAMQVSRDTGLLTMMHAENGPAIDVLAQQLVDAGNTDPYYHGIARAWEMEEEATHRAIMLAKLTGAPLYVVHVSAKQAVEQLAWARDKGQNVFGETCPQYLYLSLEDQLGASGPEWGSFEGAKWVCSTPLRSRAEGHQHSMWQALRTNDLQMVSTDHCPFCMKDQKELGLGDFRKIPNGIGSIEHRMDLMYQGVVTGEITLERWVELTSTTPARMFGLYGRKGVIQPGADADIVVYDPNGHTSIGLGKTHHMNMDYSAWEGYEIDGKVDTVLSRGKVIVHDDAYLGVKGDGKYLKRGLSQYLI, from the coding sequence ATGGCCACCACCCTCATCTCCGGCGGCACCGTCGTCTCGGCCACGGGCCGCGCCGCGGCCGACGTGCTCGTCGACGGCGAGACCATCCGCGCGGTGCTCGCCCCGGGCAGCACCCTCCTCGGAACGGATGTCGCGGCATCCGTCGACCGCGTGATCGACGCCACCGGCAAGTACGTGATCCCCGGCGGCATCGACGCGCACACGCACATGCAACTGCCGTTCGGCGGCACCGAGGCATCCGACACCTTCGAGACCGGAACCCGGGCGGCTGCCCACGGCGGCACCACGTCGATCATCGACTTCGCGGTGCAGACCTACGGACAGCGCATCCACGACGGGCTCGCCGCGTGGCACGAGAAGGCCGCGGGCAACTGCGCGATCGACTACGGCTTCCACCAGATCGTCGGCGACGTGAACGCCGACTCGCTGGCCGCGATGAAGACGCTGCCGGACGAGGGCATCACGAGCTTCAAGCTCTTCATGGCCTACCCGGGCGTCTTCTACTCCGACGACGCGCAGATCCTGAAGGCCATGCAGGTCAGCCGGGACACCGGCCTGCTCACGATGATGCACGCCGAGAACGGGCCCGCGATCGACGTGCTCGCGCAGCAGCTCGTCGACGCCGGCAACACCGACCCGTACTACCACGGCATCGCCCGCGCCTGGGAGATGGAAGAGGAGGCGACGCACCGCGCGATCATGCTCGCCAAGCTCACGGGTGCTCCGCTCTACGTGGTCCACGTGAGCGCGAAGCAGGCCGTCGAGCAGCTCGCCTGGGCGCGCGACAAGGGCCAGAACGTGTTCGGCGAGACCTGCCCGCAGTACCTCTACCTCTCGCTCGAAGACCAGCTCGGGGCATCCGGACCCGAATGGGGTTCGTTCGAGGGCGCGAAGTGGGTGTGCTCGACGCCGCTGCGCTCGCGCGCCGAGGGCCACCAGCACTCGATGTGGCAGGCGCTGCGCACGAACGACCTGCAGATGGTCTCGACCGACCACTGCCCCTTCTGCATGAAGGACCAGAAGGAGCTCGGCCTCGGCGACTTCCGCAAGATCCCCAACGGCATCGGCTCGATCGAGCACCGCATGGACCTCATGTACCAGGGCGTCGTCACCGGCGAGATCACGCTCGAGCGCTGGGTCGAGCTCACCTCGACGACCCCCGCGCGCATGTTCGGCCTCTACGGGCGGAAGGGCGTGATCCAGCCGGGTGCCGATGCCGACATCGTCGTCTACGACCCGAACGGGCACACCTCGATCGGCCTCGGCAAGACCCACCACATGAACATGGACTACTCCGCGTGGGAGGGCTACGAGATCGACGGCAAGGTCGACACGGTGCTCTCGCGCGGCAAGGTCATCGTCCACGACGACGCCTATCTCGGCGTCAAGGGCGACGGGAAGTACCTCAAGCGGGGCCTCAGCCAGTACCTGATCTGA
- a CDS encoding TIGR03842 family LLM class F420-dependent oxidoreductase: MDFGVVLQTNPPASRTVHLAKLAEQYGFSTAWTFDSHLLWQEPYVIYSQILAETHRIKVGPFVTNPATRDWTVTASIFATLNEMYGNRTICGIGRGDSAVRVTNGKPVTMSELRESIHVIRELANSRSVEYKGSQLQFPWSKGSELEVWVAAYGPMALKLTGEVGDGFILQLADVDIAAWMIKTVRDAAEAAGRDPMSIKFCVAAPMYIGDDWSHMRDQTRWFGGMVGNHVADIVAKYGAHGTVPDALTDYIRGREGYDYNSHGQASNDHVDFVPDEIVERFCVLGSADQHIQKLKQLAELGVDQFAGYLQHDNKEETLRVYGETVIPALSEHITAKA, translated from the coding sequence ATGGATTTCGGCGTCGTCCTGCAGACCAACCCGCCCGCCTCACGCACCGTGCACCTCGCCAAGCTCGCCGAGCAGTACGGGTTCAGCACCGCCTGGACCTTCGACTCGCACCTGCTCTGGCAGGAGCCGTACGTCATCTACAGCCAGATCCTGGCCGAGACGCACCGCATCAAGGTGGGGCCGTTCGTCACCAACCCGGCCACCCGCGACTGGACCGTGACGGCGTCGATCTTCGCGACGCTCAACGAGATGTACGGCAACCGCACGATCTGCGGCATCGGCCGCGGCGACTCGGCCGTGCGCGTCACGAACGGCAAGCCCGTGACGATGAGCGAGCTGCGCGAGTCGATCCACGTGATCCGCGAGCTCGCGAACTCGCGCAGCGTCGAGTACAAGGGTTCGCAGCTGCAGTTCCCGTGGTCGAAGGGCTCGGAGCTCGAGGTCTGGGTCGCCGCCTACGGCCCGATGGCGCTCAAGCTCACGGGCGAGGTCGGCGACGGCTTCATCCTGCAGCTCGCCGACGTCGACATCGCCGCCTGGATGATCAAGACCGTCCGCGACGCGGCCGAGGCCGCAGGCCGCGACCCGATGTCGATCAAGTTCTGCGTCGCCGCCCCGATGTACATCGGCGACGACTGGAGCCACATGCGCGACCAGACCCGGTGGTTCGGCGGCATGGTCGGCAACCACGTCGCCGACATCGTCGCGAAGTACGGAGCGCACGGCACGGTGCCCGACGCGCTCACCGACTACATCCGCGGGCGGGAGGGCTACGACTACAACTCCCACGGGCAGGCCTCGAACGACCACGTCGACTTCGTGCCAGACGAGATCGTCGAGCGCTTCTGCGTGCTGGGATCGGCAGACCAGCACATCCAGAAGCTCAAGCAGCTCGCCGAGCTCGGCGTCGACCAGTTCGCCGGCTACCTCCAGCACGACAATAAAGAGGAGACGCTGCGGGTCTACGGCGAGACCGTGATCCCGGCGCTCTCCGAGCACATCACGGCCAAGGCATGA
- a CDS encoding ABC transporter permease, which translates to MLGVLLLVVLWEGYKLLAPTDGVLIGETRVLPRTTDLAMPHVWDMLGRLAEPVTRSPSAQPLWLVIALGALTTLGIAAAGWLVGVVVGIGLALVMQRWRLAEWGLFPWIVLSQTVPLIAFAPIVKSWGSRVEIGSFEWQDWMSVALIASYLAFFPIAIGALKGLQSPDRIHEELMQTYAAGYWPTLWKLRFPAAVPYLLPALRLGAANAVIGAVVAEVSTGLQGGIGRLLIQFAGQASGDPAKAWAPIFGAIVLGLVAAGSVALLGVILKNYRRTEEAA; encoded by the coding sequence GTGCTCGGGGTGCTGCTGCTCGTCGTGCTCTGGGAGGGTTACAAGCTGCTCGCCCCGACCGACGGCGTGCTGATCGGCGAGACCCGGGTGCTGCCGCGCACGACCGACCTCGCGATGCCGCACGTGTGGGACATGCTCGGGCGGCTCGCCGAACCCGTGACGCGCTCGCCGTCCGCCCAGCCGCTGTGGCTCGTGATCGCGCTCGGTGCGCTCACGACGCTCGGCATCGCCGCAGCGGGCTGGCTCGTCGGCGTGGTCGTCGGCATCGGGCTCGCGCTCGTGATGCAGCGGTGGCGGCTCGCCGAATGGGGCCTGTTCCCCTGGATCGTGCTCAGCCAGACCGTGCCGCTCATCGCGTTCGCCCCGATCGTGAAGAGCTGGGGGTCGCGCGTCGAGATCGGCTCGTTCGAGTGGCAGGACTGGATGTCGGTCGCGCTCATCGCCAGCTACCTCGCGTTCTTCCCGATCGCGATCGGGGCGCTGAAGGGCCTCCAGTCGCCCGACCGCATCCACGAGGAGCTCATGCAGACCTACGCGGCGGGCTACTGGCCGACGCTGTGGAAGCTGCGGTTCCCGGCGGCCGTGCCCTACCTGCTGCCCGCGCTGCGGCTCGGCGCCGCCAACGCCGTCATCGGCGCCGTCGTCGCCGAGGTCTCGACCGGCCTGCAGGGCGGCATCGGCCGCCTGCTCATCCAGTTCGCCGGACAGGCCTCCGGCGACCCCGCGAAGGCGTGGGCGCCCATCTTCGGCGCCATCGTGCTCGGGCTCGTGGCAGCCGGCTCGGTCGCCCTGCTCGGCGTGATCCTCAAGAACTACCGACGAACGGAGGAAGCCGCATGA
- a CDS encoding ABC transporter ATP-binding protein: MSAPENAAAPDDAAAPETPVAASVAPSAAAAESAVRVVGVDKVFETRSGTVHALEGIDLSIAPGEFVSLIGPSGCGKSTLMRLIADLDAPTSGAITVFGKTPAQARLDQEYGIAFQQAGLLPWRTVAANVALPLELHGVASGARRAKVEELLDMVGLADFADRYPDQLSGGMQQRVAIARSLAEQPRLLLMDEPFGALDEMTREKMQSDLVRISAETGAAVVFVTHSIPEAVFLSDRVVVMSPRPGRIREIVPMRLGSSEPTRGTDASARAARTEGLREDRSFFEMVTAVREALHGAPVATGARGVETR; the protein is encoded by the coding sequence ATGAGTGCTCCCGAGAACGCAGCCGCCCCCGACGACGCAGCCGCTCCCGAGACCCCCGTCGCGGCATCCGTCGCCCCGTCTGCGGCAGCCGCCGAATCCGCCGTGCGCGTGGTCGGCGTCGACAAGGTGTTCGAGACGCGCAGCGGAACGGTGCACGCGCTCGAGGGCATCGACCTGTCGATCGCGCCGGGCGAGTTCGTCTCGCTCATCGGCCCGAGCGGATGCGGCAAGTCGACGCTCATGCGCCTGATCGCCGACCTCGACGCGCCGACCTCCGGTGCGATCACGGTGTTCGGCAAGACGCCCGCGCAGGCGCGCCTCGACCAGGAGTACGGCATCGCGTTCCAGCAGGCAGGGTTGCTGCCGTGGCGCACGGTCGCCGCGAACGTCGCCCTGCCGCTCGAACTGCACGGCGTGGCATCCGGCGCACGCAGGGCCAAGGTCGAGGAGCTGCTCGACATGGTGGGGCTCGCCGACTTCGCCGACCGCTACCCAGACCAGCTCTCGGGCGGGATGCAGCAGCGCGTCGCGATCGCCCGCTCGCTCGCCGAGCAGCCGCGGCTGCTGCTCATGGACGAGCCGTTCGGCGCCCTCGACGAGATGACCCGCGAGAAGATGCAGTCCGACCTCGTGCGCATCTCGGCCGAGACGGGTGCCGCCGTCGTGTTCGTGACGCACTCCATCCCCGAGGCGGTGTTCCTCAGCGACCGCGTGGTCGTGATGTCGCCGCGGCCCGGCCGCATCCGCGAGATCGTGCCCATGCGGCTCGGCTCGTCCGAACCGACTCGTGGCACGGATGCCTCGGCGCGCGCCGCACGCACCGAGGGCCTGCGCGAGGACCGCTCGTTCTTCGAGATGGTCACGGCCGTGCGCGAGGCGCTGCACGGCGCCCCGGTCGCCACGGGTGCGCGCGGAGTGGAGACGCGCTGA
- a CDS encoding ABC transporter permease — MMSPRTETTLRIVAPITVGVLVLGIWQFLVSVVGVSDYLLPSPASIVDEIVASWDSIVSATIITGTNALIGLIVGSLLGVALASLAARWRSVDQMSAPVIASLAVVPIVALAPVLNSMFGADSQFGRQAIAAIASFVPVFINTLRGFRQTTPVHRELMRAYAATPAQVLRTLTLPTARPFILTGIRIASSLAVISALVAEYFGGPRGGLGSLISTSAASSAYARAWAYVVASIALGLLFYLATLALERLVLRTPTQRTTDRTTGTRTTSTSTSTETSTTH, encoded by the coding sequence ATGATGAGTCCGCGCACCGAGACGACGCTGCGCATCGTCGCGCCGATCACGGTCGGCGTGCTCGTGCTGGGCATCTGGCAGTTCCTGGTCAGCGTCGTCGGCGTCTCGGACTACCTGCTGCCGAGCCCGGCGTCGATCGTCGACGAGATCGTCGCGTCGTGGGACTCGATCGTGTCGGCCACGATCATCACGGGCACCAACGCGCTCATCGGCCTCATCGTGGGTTCGCTGCTCGGCGTGGCCCTGGCCTCGCTCGCCGCGCGCTGGCGGTCGGTCGACCAGATGAGCGCCCCGGTGATCGCCTCGCTCGCCGTCGTACCGATCGTGGCGCTCGCGCCCGTGCTGAACTCGATGTTCGGTGCCGACAGCCAGTTCGGCCGGCAGGCGATCGCCGCGATCGCGTCGTTCGTGCCGGTCTTCATCAACACGCTGCGCGGGTTCCGCCAGACGACGCCCGTGCACCGAGAACTCATGCGCGCCTACGCAGCGACCCCCGCGCAGGTGCTGCGAACGCTCACGCTGCCGACCGCGAGACCGTTCATCCTCACGGGCATCCGCATCGCCTCCTCGCTGGCCGTGATCTCGGCCCTCGTCGCCGAGTACTTCGGCGGACCGCGCGGCGGCCTCGGCAGCCTGATCTCGACGTCGGCCGCGTCGAGCGCGTACGCCAGGGCGTGGGCGTACGTCGTGGCATCCATCGCCCTCGGCCTGCTCTTCTACCTCGCGACGCTCGCGCTCGAGCGACTCGTGCTCAGGACCCCCACCCAGCGCACCACCGACCGCACCACCGGAACCCGCACCACCAGCACCAGCACCAGCACCGAGACCAGCACCACCCATTGA
- a CDS encoding ABC transporter substrate-binding protein gives MKHSTRRGLAAGAFAVTAAFLLAACSSGDSGDSGGGDSGELTSVKLQLQWLPQGQFAGYFAAVDQGFFEDEGLDVEIIPSGGDIVPQDALANGDVDYAIAWVPKVLGSIEQGANLTDIAQIFQRSGTLQVSWADSGIDSVADFEGKKIGSWGFGNEWEIFAAMAAEGLDASTVQIITQDFNMNAFLQGDIDAAQAMTYNEYAQLLETVNPDTGELYQPEDFNVISYEDTEGAMLQDAIWADTERLESDSEYADTTVKFLKAVIKGWAFAAANPQDAADITIAAGSGWGPSHELWMVNETNKLIWPSDQGIGVIDETAWDKTVAGALAAVNETGAHLITEEPPASAWSNEYIEKALSELEGEDLDLTGADWKPIDVTLEEGGN, from the coding sequence ATGAAGCACAGCACACGCCGCGGACTCGCGGCCGGAGCGTTCGCCGTCACGGCCGCGTTCCTCCTCGCAGCCTGCTCGTCGGGCGACAGCGGCGACTCCGGCGGAGGCGACTCCGGCGAGCTCACCTCCGTGAAGCTGCAGCTCCAGTGGCTGCCGCAGGGCCAGTTCGCCGGGTACTTCGCGGCCGTCGACCAGGGCTTCTTCGAGGACGAGGGCCTCGACGTCGAGATCATCCCGTCGGGCGGTGACATCGTTCCCCAGGACGCGCTCGCCAACGGCGACGTCGACTACGCGATCGCGTGGGTGCCCAAGGTGCTCGGCTCGATCGAGCAGGGCGCGAACCTGACCGACATCGCCCAGATCTTCCAGCGCTCGGGCACCCTGCAGGTGTCGTGGGCCGACTCGGGCATCGACTCGGTCGCCGACTTCGAGGGCAAGAAGATCGGCTCGTGGGGCTTCGGCAACGAGTGGGAGATCTTCGCGGCCATGGCCGCTGAGGGCCTCGACGCCTCGACCGTGCAGATCATCACGCAGGACTTCAACATGAACGCGTTCCTGCAGGGCGACATCGACGCGGCCCAGGCCATGACCTACAACGAGTACGCGCAGCTGCTCGAGACCGTGAACCCCGACACGGGCGAGCTCTACCAGCCCGAGGACTTCAACGTCATCTCGTACGAGGACACCGAGGGCGCCATGCTCCAGGACGCGATCTGGGCCGACACGGAGCGCCTCGAGAGCGACAGCGAGTACGCGGACACGACGGTCAAGTTCCTCAAGGCCGTCATCAAGGGCTGGGCGTTCGCCGCGGCCAACCCGCAGGACGCCGCCGACATCACGATCGCGGCCGGCTCCGGTTGGGGTCCGAGCCACGAGCTCTGGATGGTCAACGAGACGAACAAGCTCATCTGGCCGTCCGACCAGGGCATCGGCGTCATCGACGAGACCGCGTGGGACAAGACCGTCGCGGGCGCGCTCGCCGCGGTGAACGAGACCGGCGCCCACCTCATCACCGAGGAGCCGCCGGCCAGCGCCTGGTCGAACGAGTACATCGAGAAGGCGCTCTCGGAGCTCGAGGGCGAAGACCTCGACCTCACGGGCGCCGACTGGAAGCCCATCGACGTCACCCTCGAAGAGGGCGGCAACTAG